The following are encoded together in the Daucus carota subsp. sativus chromosome 5, DH1 v3.0, whole genome shotgun sequence genome:
- the LOC108222654 gene encoding uncharacterized protein LOC108222654 translates to MCFGVIGMEAHDHLSALDDSKTSWTLKVRVTRIWQTRYGNGFVDRHNLILLDCLDNQILAIVNPDLWQRFSNVLMEGRIYTIVNVLVRNATVDFRPVPNSKMILLTNFTSITPHVHDTGMIARHKFNYKTLQELDYLVGRDGQENYHALSVDVIGLLENLQPLERVQGKESLIDVVKFRISDGSILRNVYKWGPMIEELNQVINGVVERPVVVVLAGFKVSRDIDGNARLSSMESSRIYVNLNHQDVFSFRNRHN, encoded by the exons ATGTGTTTTGGTGTGATAGGTATGGAAGCTCATGATCACCTGTCTGCTTTAGATGACTCCAAAACCAGTTGGACTTTGAAGGTTCGTGTCACCAGAATATGGCAGACGCGTTATGGGAATGGTTTCGTCGACAGGCATAATCTCATTCTTTTGGATTGTTTG GACAATCAAATACTTGCTATTGTCAATCCTGATTTATGGCAAAGATTCAGCAATGTCTTAATGGAAGGACGTATCTACACAATTGTCAACGTGTTAGTGAGGAATGCCACTGTCGATTTCAGACCAGTGCCAAATTCAAAGATGATCTTGCTTACAAATTTCACATCTATCACTCCTCATGTACACGACACCGGGATGATAGCTCGGCACAAATTCAATTACAAAACATTGCAAGAGCTGGATTACTTAGTTGGAAGAGATGGTCAGGAAAATTACCATGCTTTATCCGTTG ATGTTATTGGTCTTCTGGAGAACCTTCAGCCTTTGGAACGTGTACAAGGCAAGGAGAGTTTAATAGATGTCGTGAAGTTTAGAATTTCTGATGGAAG TATTTTGCGCAATGTGTATAAATGGGGTCCTATGATTGAAGAATTGAATCAAGTGATTAACGGTGTAGTTGAAAGACCAGTGGTGGTTGTGTTGGCAGGCTTCAAAGTATCCAGAGATATTGACG GCAATGCTCGGCTCTCCAGCATGGAGTCTTCTAGGATTTATGTAAATCTTAATCACCAGGATGTTTTCTCCTTTCGAAACAGGCATAATTGA